From a region of the Methylocystis hirsuta genome:
- a CDS encoding class II aldolase/adducin family protein codes for MNERDERAAIVDAAREMERLGLNHGSAGNLSLRIGEAALVTPSGVPSRELSPGLIARLPLAGEGAFDGPLPPSSEWRFHLDIYRSRPDVNAIAHMHSPYATTIATLRRDIPAVHYMIAAFGGPTVRCVDYAPYGTAELSRLVVAGLADRDGVLLANHGAIVTGATMRRTLWRAVELEALAQVFYLGALAGEPVVLSDDEIMRTVERFKTYGTRESSKELS; via the coding sequence ATGAATGAGCGCGACGAGCGCGCGGCGATCGTCGACGCCGCGCGGGAGATGGAGCGGCTGGGGCTCAATCATGGCTCTGCGGGCAATCTGTCCTTGCGGATTGGCGAGGCCGCGCTTGTCACCCCGAGCGGCGTTCCCAGCCGCGAGCTTTCCCCTGGCCTGATTGCGCGCCTGCCACTGGCGGGCGAGGGCGCCTTCGACGGTCCCTTGCCGCCGTCGAGCGAGTGGCGGTTTCATCTCGACATCTACCGCTCACGCCCCGACGTGAACGCCATCGCGCATATGCATTCGCCCTATGCGACGACGATCGCGACCTTGCGGCGCGACATCCCCGCCGTGCATTACATGATCGCCGCCTTCGGCGGACCGACCGTGCGCTGCGTCGATTACGCGCCCTATGGCACGGCTGAACTGTCGCGACTCGTCGTCGCGGGGCTCGCGGATCGCGACGGCGTGCTGCTCGCCAATCACGGCGCGATCGTCACCGGCGCGACTATGCGCAGAACATTGTGGCGCGCGGTCGAACTCGAAGCGCTCGCGCAAGTCTTCTACCTCGGCGCGCTTGCCGGCGAACCCGTCGTGCTTTCCGATGATGAGATCATGCGCACGGTGGAGCGCTTCAAGACTTACGGAACGCGAGAGAGTTCGAAAGAGCTTAGCTAA